Proteins encoded together in one Pseudomonas sp. Seg1 window:
- a CDS encoding DUF1329 domain-containing protein, with translation MRKMILQCGVLALSLLAANVMAAVSPDEANKLGTSLTPLGAEKAGNADGSIPAWTGGIPKNAGAVDSKGFLADPFANEKPLFTITAANVDQYKSKLSDGQVAMFKRYPETYKIPVYPTHRTVAVPAEIYESAKRSALNVTSINDGNGLANFTGNRYYAFPIPKNGVEVLWNHITRYHGGNLRRIITQVTPQTNGSYTPIRFEEEIAVPQLMKDLDPEKAANVLTFFKQSVTAPARLAGNVLLVHETLDQVKEPRLAWIYNAGQRRVRRAPQVAYDGPGTAADGLRTSDNFDMFSGAPDRYDWKLVGKKEMYIPYNSYKLDSPKLKYDDIVKAGHINQDLTRYELHRVWEVIGTVKPSERHIYAKRHMYIDEDSWQVALADHYDGRGQLWRVAEGHAQYYYDHQAQAYTLEALYDIIAGRYIALGMKNEEKHSFEFGFEAKAADYTPSALRAEGVR, from the coding sequence ATGCGCAAAATGATTCTGCAATGCGGTGTGCTGGCCCTGAGTCTGTTGGCGGCCAACGTGATGGCGGCGGTGTCGCCGGATGAGGCAAACAAACTCGGCACCAGCCTGACCCCGCTCGGCGCCGAGAAGGCCGGCAACGCTGACGGCTCGATTCCGGCCTGGACCGGTGGCATCCCGAAAAACGCCGGAGCGGTAGACAGCAAAGGCTTCCTGGCTGACCCGTTCGCCAATGAAAAACCGCTGTTCACCATCACTGCGGCCAATGTCGATCAGTACAAGAGCAAACTCTCCGACGGCCAGGTGGCGATGTTCAAACGCTACCCGGAAACCTACAAGATCCCGGTCTATCCAACCCACCGCACCGTCGCCGTGCCGGCGGAAATCTACGAGTCGGCCAAGCGCAGCGCGCTCAATGTCACCAGTATCAATGACGGCAACGGCCTGGCCAATTTCACCGGCAATCGCTATTACGCTTTCCCGATTCCGAAGAACGGCGTGGAGGTATTGTGGAACCACATCACTCGTTACCACGGCGGTAATCTGCGCCGCATCATCACCCAGGTAACGCCGCAGACCAATGGCAGCTACACGCCGATTCGCTTCGAAGAAGAAATCGCCGTGCCGCAACTGATGAAGGACCTCGACCCGGAAAAAGCCGCCAACGTACTGACCTTCTTCAAGCAATCGGTGACGGCGCCGGCGCGTCTGGCCGGTAACGTGCTGCTGGTGCACGAGACACTCGATCAAGTAAAGGAACCGCGTCTGGCGTGGATCTACAACGCCGGTCAGCGTCGGGTTCGGCGTGCCCCGCAAGTGGCGTATGACGGGCCGGGCACGGCGGCGGATGGCCTGCGCACCTCGGACAACTTCGACATGTTCTCCGGAGCCCCGGATCGCTACGACTGGAAATTGGTCGGCAAAAAGGAAATGTACATTCCGTACAACAGCTACAAACTCGATTCGCCGAAACTCAAGTACGACGACATCGTCAAGGCTGGCCACATCAACCAGGACCTGACCCGCTATGAACTGCACCGGGTCTGGGAGGTGATCGGCACGGTCAAACCGAGCGAGCGGCACATCTACGCCAAGCGCCACATGTACATCGACGAAGACAGCTGGCAGGTCGCACTGGCGGACCATTACGACGGTCGCGGGCAACTGTGGCGCGTCGCCGAAGGTCACGCGCAGTACTACTACGATCACCAGGCGCAGGCCTACACCCTCGAAGCGCTCTACGACATCATCGCCGGCCGCTACATTGCCTTGGGGATGAAGAACGAAGAGAAGCACAGTTTCGAGTTCGGCTTCGAAGCCAAGGCTGCCGACTACACACCATCGGCCCTGCGCGCAGAGGGTGTGCGGTAA